Proteins encoded together in one Scheffersomyces stipitis CBS 6054 chromosome 5, complete sequence window:
- the TNA12 gene encoding transporter of Nicotinic Acid encodes MSIEKGSPTYLVSDPENASDASLFKNSTESFEDPESEVEKLAESLGVNHSKLMRKIDLCVVPPFCLLYFLSFLDRVNISNAKLYGLAEDLNLTGNQYNIALTVFFVPYVVFEVLANYCIKFVKPHIWLSVLILSFGAISIGMGFVTNFGGLVACRFLIGITEASTFPSIFYLLSTYYSKHESQRRFSAFFSCTALAGAASGAIAFKIHDIDGVKGLASWQWIFVIEGIATCGCALVLFFTIADFPEESRFLKENERKFLKRKLEILSGTSSAYEIKNTFADVAKCFKDILIWLPALSYFGLIIPSYGYAFFAATIINQMGYTAVSANQHSVYPWLCAFGLINITAFVSDRFKRRLPFAIGASLLAIVGLAMVLGATENARVRYGGCFLAASGLYTAMPMVVCWAALNNGSHIRKSVGTAWQIGFGNIGGIIATFIFLAKDAPVYKPGLSTCIAAVCFSMLCTFAYFFAVRRLNHVKQTESYQTKFEQLPEREQVILGDRNPRFVYLY; translated from the coding sequence atgTCTATTGAAAAAGGGTCTCCCACCTACCTTGTTAGTGACCCGGAGAATGCCTCTGACGCCTCATTATTCAAGAACTCAACCGAAAGCTTCGAAGATCCAGAATCTGAAGTCGAAAAACTTGCCGAAAGCTTGGGTGTTAATCATTCCAAATTGATGAGAAAAATTGATCTATGTGTTGTTCCTCCCTTCTGTCTTCTATACTTCCTTTCGTTCTTGGATAGAGTCAACATTTCAAATGCTAAGCTTTACGGTCTTGCGGAGGACCTTAACTTGACTGGTAACCAATACAACATTGCCTTGACTGTCTTCTTTGTTCCTTACGTTGTCTTTGAAGTTCTCGCCAACTACTGTATCAAGTTCGTTAAGCCACACATCTGGTTGAGTGTCTTGATTTTGTCTTTCGGTGCTATCTCTATTGGCATGGGTTTTGTGACAAACTTTGGCGGTCTTGTTGCCTGTCGTTTCTTGATTGGTATCACTGAAGCTTCGACTTTCCCATCGATCTTCTACTTACTTTCTACATACTACTCTAAGCACGAATCTCAGAGACGTTTCTCTGCTTTCTTCTCGTGCACTGCCCTCGCTGGTGCAGCATCTGGCGCTATTGCATTCAAAATCCACGACATTGACGGTGTAAAGGGTTTGGCATCTTGGCAATGGATCTTTGTTATTGAGGGCATTGCCACCTGTGGTTGTGCCTTGGTCCTATTCTTTACCATTGCTGATTTCCCAGAAGAATCAAGATTCCTCAAGGAAAATGAACgaaagttcttgaagagaaagttggAAATATTAAGTGGTACTTCATCTGCTTACGAAATTAAGAACACTTTCGCTGATGTCGCAAAATGTTTCAAGGACATTTTGATCTGGTTGCCAGCTCTTTCTTACTTCGGCTTGATTATTCCTTCTTACGGTTACGCTTTCTTTGCTGCAACTATCATTAATCAGATGGGTTACACTGCCGTGTCAGCCAACCAACACTCCGTCTACCCATGGTTGTGTGCTTTTGGATTAATAAATATTACTGCATTTGTCTCCGATAGATTTAAGAGAAGATTACCTTTTGCTATTGGAGCCTCCCTTTTGGCTATTGTCGGATTGGCCATGGTTTTAGGCGCTACCGAGAACGCCAGAGTTAGATATGGTGGTTGTTTCTTAGCAGCCTCTGGTTTGTACACGGCCATGCCAATGGTTGTCTGTTGGGCTGCTTTGAACAACGGTTCCCATATCAGAAAGTCTGTAGGCACTGCTTGGCAAATTGGTTTCGGTAACATCGGTGGTATCATTGCTACCTTCATCTTTTTGGCCAAGGACGCTCCAGTGTACAAGCCTGGTTTGAGTACATGCATTGCAGCTGTTTGCTTCTCAATGCTCTGTACCTTTGCTTACTTCTTCGCTGTGAGAAGATTGAACCATGTTAAGCAGACCGAATCATACCAAACTAAGTTCGAGCAATTGCCTGAAAGAGAACAAGTCATCCTTGGTGACAGAAACCCAAGATTTGTCTACTTGTATTAA
- a CDS encoding predicted protein, protein MSGKEDYAPPTGAPPNWSNNNQGYVPQAQPSYNNQQQDRGYHQQGYQQQGYGAPPPQQGYGGYQQGYGAPPPQQGYYQQQQQPILFIIYHSDLYFVLFCHDDPIAHEHFNI, encoded by the exons ATGTCAGGCAAGGAAGACTATGCCCCACCAACAGGAGCTCCTCCTAATTGGTCCAACAATAACCAGGGCTATGTTCCTCAGGCTCAGCCCTCGTACAACAACCAACAGCAGGACAGAGGCTACCACCAACAAGGataccaacaacaaggaTACGGTGCTCCTCCTCCTCAACAAGGATACGGTGGCTACCAACAAGGATATGGTGCTCCTCCTCCACAACAAGGCTActaccagcagcaacaacaaccaat tctcttcatcatctacCACTCGGACCTTTACTTCGTTTTGTTTTGCCATGACGATCCGATTGCTCACGAGCATTTTAATATTTAG
- a CDS encoding predicted protein (go_function ATP binding), which translates to MSGSADFLSKGIDLVQKAIDADTATRYEEAYKLYYNGLEYLMLAIKYEKNQKSKELVKSKFTEYLTRAEQLKDHLEKQSNKSNSAESSSTNGSTKAKKSGDGDDDDADTKKLRGALAGAILSEKPNVKWEDIAGLDAAKEALKEAVILPVKFPQLFVGNRKPTSGILLFGPPGTGKSYLAKAVATEANSTFFSVSSSDLVSKWMGESERLVKQLFTMARENKPAIIFIDEVDALCGPRGEGESEASRRIKTELLVQMNGVGNDSSGVLVLGATNIPWQLDAAIRRRFERRIYIALPEVEARTRMFEINIGGVPCECTPQDYKALAEMTDGYSGHDVAVVVRDALMQPIRKIQQATHFKSVLDDDGNEKLTPCSPGDDGAREMNWMDIGTDELKEPPLTIKDFIKSIKSNRPTVNEADIQNHIKFTEDFGQEGN; encoded by the coding sequence ATGAGTGGCTCTGCCGATTTCTTATCGAAGGGAATAGACTTAGTCCAGAAGGCTATCGATGCCGACACTGCCACCCGCTATGAGGAAGCTTACAAACTCTACTACAACGGCTTGGAGTACTTGATGTTGGCTATCAAATACgagaagaatcagaagtCCAAGGAACTcgtcaagtccaagttcACTGAGTACTTGACTAGAGCTGAACAGTTGAAAGATCACTTGGAAAAGCAACTGAACAAGTCAAACTCTGCCGAAAGCTCATCAACGAACGGATCTACAAAGGCAAAGAAGAGTGGCGACGgtgacgatgacgatgcCGATActaagaagttgagagGAGCTTTAGCTGGTGCCATTTTGTCAGAGAAGCCCAATGTCAAATGGGAGGATATTGCTGGATTGGACGCAGCCAAGGAGGCGTTGAAGGAAGCCGTGATTTTACCGGTCAAGTTCCCCCAATTATTCGTCGGGAACAGAAAGCCTACGTCCGGTATCTTGTTGTTTGGGCCTCCAGGTACGGGTAAGTCATATTTGGCCAAGGCTGTGGCCACCGAAGCCAACTCTACTTTCTTCTCAGTTTCATCGTCTGATTTGGTATCCAAATGGATGGGTGAATCCGAAAGATTAGTCAAGCAGTTGTTTACAATGGCCAGAGAAAACAAGCCGGCCATTATCTTCAtcgatgaagttgatgctTTGTGTGGTCCCAGGGGAGAAGGAGAAAGTGAAGCGCTGAGGAGAATAAAGACAGAACTATTGGTTCAGATGAACGGGGTTGGAAACGATTCTAGTGGTGTGTTAGTCTTGGGAGCAACCAATATTCCATGGCAATTGGACGCCGccatcagaagaagattcgaaagaagaatctatATTGCTTTGCCAGAAGTAGAGGCCAGGACTAGGATGTTTGAAATCAATATCGGTGGTGTTCCTTGTGAATGTACTCCTCAGGACTACAAGGCCTTGGCCGAGATGACTGATGGATACTCTGGACACGATGTGGCCGTTGTAGTAAGAGACGCATTAATGCAGCCTATTAGAAAAATCCAGCAAGCAACCCACTTCAAGCTGGTATTAGATGACGACGGGAATGAAAAGTTGACTCCTTGTTCTCCAGGAGATGATGGCGCAAGAGAAATGAACTGGATGGATATTGGAACAGACGAATTAAAGGAACCTCCATTGACAATTAAAGACTTCATCAAATCCATAAAGAGTAATAGACCTACTGTCAATGAAGCCGATATTCAAAACCACATTAAATTCACCGAAGATTTTggtcaagaaggaaactGA
- a CDS encoding 40S ribosomal protein S5 (go_component intracellular; ribosome~go_function structural constituent of ribosome~go_process protein biosynthesis), translated as MSDVEEQYVEEQQEEQPVVQEEFQLVELATPIPAEVQVAHREVKLFNKWSFDDVEVKDVSLVDYIQIRSPVFVSHTAGRYASKRFRKAQCPIVERLTNSLMMNGRNNGKKLKAVRIVKHSLEIINVLTEQNPLQVLVDAIVNSGAREDSTRIGSSGTVRRQAVDVSPLRRVNQAIALLTIGAREASFRNIKTIAECLAEELINAAKGSSTSYAIKKKDELERVAKSNR; from the coding sequence ATGTCTgacgttgaagaacaatacgttgaagaacaacaagaagaacaaccagtcgttcaagaagaattccaGTTAGTTGAATTGGCTACCCCAATCCCAGCTGAGGTCCAAGTTGCTCACAGAGaagtcaagttgttcaacaagtgGTCCTTCGACGATGTTGAAGTCAAGGATGTCTCTTTAGTTGACTACATTCAAATCAGATCTCCAGTCTTTGTTTCCCACACTGCTGGTAGATACGCTTCTAAGAGATTCAGAAAGGCTCAATGTCCAATCGTTGAAAGATTGACCAATTCATTGATGATGAACGGTAGAAACAACGgtaagaagttgaaggctgTTAGAATCGTCAAGCACTCATTAGAAATCATCAACGTTTTGACTGAACAAAACCCTCTCCAAGTCTTGGTTGACGCTATCGTCAACTCTGGTGCCAGAGAAGACTCTACCAGAATCGGTTCTTCCGGTACCGTCAGAAGACAAGCTGTTGATGTCTCTCCATTGAGAAGAGTTAACCAAGCTATTGCTTTGTTGACCATCGGTGCCAGAGAAGCTTCCTTCAGAAACATCAAGACCATCGCTGAATGTTTGGCcgaagaattgatcaacGCCGCCAAGGGTTCTTCTACCTCTTACgctatcaagaagaaggatgAATTGGAAAGAGTTGCTAAGTCTAACCGTTAA
- the MCH2.2 gene encoding Monocarboxylate transporter (Monocarboxylate transporter (ESBP6)), producing the protein MYRTGTTDSDSPTSDELTAVTPYAIDHTTSRRSILSDVSSLRRIRTNQSELSRILSGIRDDRQQDFEESQRYKAVIQTEEVLASQLELVSRNATRQDITSNLEAEGAFTEKEEHIDENGAVIQDDPPPDGGFGWVIALCACLATLATWGSNAGYGVFLNFYLNSNTFPGATEYDFALIGGIVVFLAQFLAPISAVLYKIFGFRIVCIAGIIIQTAGYMLASFATKTWQLYLTQGVLIGVSFVLVFMPATLIIPTWFDKRKATAMGITISGAGLGGLIFSLSVNRVIEQTGDQRWALRMVGFVTLAAAAIACVVMKPRNYKPIPLSQSLKKEFIVENIRLIVDFSVFKNYAVVLSSLWFAIALLGYTMMLFTLASYATSIGLSHTQGSNLTSILNAAQIVGRPLMGYTADRIGRANLTASVCLIISILLFAFWINATTYATLIAFSVIIGLIVGIGSTMAQPIVADMMDENIAKLPAAWTGMNIFVSFFCLVAEVIALSLVTGGSRPYLYTQIFAGCCFFACFIISLIFREWFIRRALKRRLVVTEMKIRKLEKSQSGYLKVGILENDQTEDPGQFEILEERVERYNNLLRRSLFAFLIRTVYPIRV; encoded by the coding sequence ATGTACCGCACAGGCACGACGGATCTGGACTCACCAACGTCCGACGAGCTTACAGCCGTGACACCATATGCCATAGATCATACAACTAGTAGACGATCGATTCTTTCAGACGTTAGTTCGCTACGAAGAATCCGAACAAATCAGTCAGAATTATCAAGGATCTTAAGTGGTATACGAGATGATAGACAACAggattttgaagaatcgCAGCGGTACAAAGCTGTTATCcagacagaagaagtctTGGCCAGCCAGCTTGAGTTGGTACTGAGAAACGCAACCAGACAAGACATAACTTCCAACTTGGAGGCAGAAGGAGCATTCacagaaaaggaagaacaTATTGACGAGAATGGTGCTGTGATACAGGACGACCCTCCACCAGATGGCGGTTTTGGATGGGTGATTGCCCTATGTGCATGTTTGGCTACTTTGGCTACCTGGGGTTCTAATGCTGGGTACGGTGtattcttgaacttctaTTTGAATTCTAACACTTTCCCAGGTGCTACAGAGTACGATTTTGCATTGATTGGAGGCATAGTTGTGTTTTTAGCCCAATTTTTGGCTCCTATCAGTGCTGTACTCTATAAGATATTTGGATTCAGAATAGTTTGTATCGCAGGCATCATCATCCAGACAGCGGGCTACATGCTTGCTTCTTTCGCCACCAAGACCTGGCAATTGTACTTGACTCAGGGTGTTCTAATTGGAGTATCATTTGTGCTCGTATTTATGCCAGCTACGTTAATCATCCCTACTTGGTTTGACAAGCGTAAGGCTACTGCTATGGGTATCACCATTTCTGGTGCTGGTTTAGGCGGGCTTATCTTCTCTCTTAGTGTCAACAGGGTCATTGAACAAACAGGAGACCAAAGATGGGCTTTGAGGATGGTTGGGTTTGTTACtcttgctgctgctgccatcGCTTGTGTAGTTATGAAACCAAGAAACTACAAGCCCATCCCATTGTCTCaatcgttgaagaaggagttTATCGTGGAAAACATCAGGCTTATTGTAGACTTCAGTGTATTCAAAAACTATGCTGTGGTTTTATCTTCGTTGTGGTTTGCGATTGCTTTATTGGGTTATACCATGATGTTGTTCACTCTTGCTTCGTACGCGACTAGTATAGGACTCTCTCATACACAAGGTTCGAATTTGACTTCCATTTTGAATGCGGCTCAGATAGTAGGTCGTCCTCTAATGGGTTACACTGCTGatagaattggaagagCAAATTTGACAGCATCAGTTTGTCTTATCatctcaattcttctttttgctttctGGATCAACGCAACTACATATGCCACCTTAATTGCTTTCAGTGTTATCATCGGTTTGATTGTTGGTATCGGTAGTACAATGGCACAACCAATTGTAGCTGATATGATGGACGAGAATATTGCAAAACTTCCGGCAGCTTGGACAGGAATGAATATCTttgtttccttcttctgcttggTTGCAGAAGTTATCGCTTTATCATTGGTTACTGGCGGTTCAAGACCATATTTGTATACCCAGATATTCGCTGGGTGTTGCTTCTTTGCGTGCTTCATTATCCTGTTAATATTCAGAGAATGGTTCATCCGCAGAGCATTAAAGAGAAGATTGGTAGTCAcagaaatgaagataagaaaatTGGAGAAGCTGCAAAGTGGATACTTGAAGGTAGGTATTCTTGAAAACGATCAGACGGAGGATCCAGGACAGTTTGAGATTTTGGAAGAGAGAGTTGAGAGATACAACAATCTTTTACGCAGATCTCTTTTTGCATTCTTGATAAGGACAGTATATCCTATCAGAGTTTAA
- a CDS encoding predicted protein, whose amino-acid sequence MHPVRSFFQATRDIRILWGSVFFRMAGYGLTNQVLTLHLEALGISESNIGLFMSLTLVGDTMISYFLTWNADRIGRKRVMMFGTLLMFTSGFTFAFSSNFLVLLTAAILGVISPSGDETGPFKSVEEASIAHLTPENHRPEVYAFYGVFATAGAAFGSLICGFLVDYMNASVGFPIEKCYRIIFLVYTGISIIKFILVCFLSPKCEIHNHDMDNIASEENSLLEAVEQDTTKSNFVSLSDRTFYLLPRLLAIFMLDSLGYGFMTSTWIVYYLKKTFEATATGLGLLFFLTNTVNSISSLPSAYLAKLLGPVRAILFTQAPSGAFFIVVAFLSNFYSASFFLLLYYITTSMDVVPRQILLTSLMPREELTKVMGIVNIGKTFARCIGPIFTGKFAAHGVLHYGFIINGGCVLLADLILATNFLHVDAEILHKQSIDAGFD is encoded by the coding sequence ATGCATCCCGTACGGTCCTTCTTTCAAGCAACGAGAGATATAAGAATATTATGGGGTTCAGTCTTTTTTAGAATGGCAGGTTATGGACTTACCAACCAAGTTTTGACATTGCATTTGGAAGCTCTTGGTATATCTGAGTCAAATATTGGTCTATTTATGTCGCTTACATTAGTGGGAGATACCATGATATCATATTTTTTGACCTGGAATGCTGATAGAATAGGAAGGAAGCGTGTTATGATGTTTGGTACGCTTTTGATGTTTACATCTGGATTCACATTTGCATTCAGTTCCAACTTTTTGGTATTGTTAACAGCAGCAATCTTGGGTGTCATTTCTCCTTCTGGTGATGAGACTGGTCCGTTTAAATCTGTCGAAGAGGCTTCAATTGCCCATTTGACTCCAGAGAACCATAGACCCGAAGTGTATGCATTTTATGGAGTATTTGCAACTGCCGGGGCTGCTTTTGGATCCCTAATTTGCGGATTCTTGGTAGATTACATGAATGCTTCTGTGGGGTTCCCGATTGAAAAATGCTACAGAATTATCTTTTTGGTATACACTGGGATTTCAATTATCAAATTCATCTTGGTGTGCTTTCTCTCTCCAAAATGTGAAATACATAACCACGACATGGACAACATAGCaagtgaagaaaattctTTATTAGAGGCAGTCGAACAAGATACTACAAAGCTGAATTTCGTCAGCTTATCAGACAGAACATTTTACTTACTACCAAGATTGCTCGCCATTTTCATGTTGGATTCTTTGGGGTACGGATTTATGACATCTACGTGGATCGTGTattacttgaagaagacatttGAAGCTACTGCTACCGGGCTTGGGTTGTTATTCTTTTTAACTAATACTGTtaattccatttcttcattgcCCTCGGCTTATTTAGCCAAATTATTGGGCCCTGTGAGGGCTATCTTGTTCACCCAAGCTCCTTCGGGGGCATTCTTCATTGTTGTTGCGttcctttctaacttttATTCAGCTTCATTCTTTTTGCTCTTATACTACATTACCACTAGTATGGATGTCGTTCCTCGACAGATTTTGCTAACTTCTCTTATGCCAAGGGAAGAGTTAACTAAGGTCATGGGAATTGTGAACATCGGTAAGACATTCGCTAGATGCATTGGGCCAATATTTACAGGTAAGTTCGCTGCACATGGCGTTCTACACTATGGATTTATAATCAACGGTGGTTGTGTACTTTTGGCAGACTTAATATTGGCTACAAACTTTTTGCATGTTGATGCTGAAATATTACATAAACAAAGCATTGATGCTGGGTTTGATTGA